One Candidatus Cybelea sp. genomic region harbors:
- a CDS encoding site-specific integrase yields MVVKPSMRTTTYRSYNIDFEKHLKTCRIANTGLRDIDEAQIQHLFVTENKAATRTQALTLIVLRRALDRAVQWQLIDSNPAKGAAIPRQERHPLSPEEVQRFLTFAKNDPLFHAYFLALNTGMRQSELLALRWEDIVNGTIRVNRALDPHTFKAPEPKTRAGKHAIVLDARALAMLEPHKGAASCGRLYRAARLCRSIRRPLAAVELQRRSFKPLLKKAGISETIRFHDHLRHTSATLMLAAGVNLKIASERLGHANIAITGDFYQRVSTDMQRDVARKMGKLLTFDDKKVIKGAQGARKKASSAPIEVSMRESKDSTTIGWSLSWHRAAMQRVNPGSYEFEE; encoded by the coding sequence ATGGTCGTCAAGCCGTCGATGCGCACCACGACCTACCGCAGTTACAACATCGATTTCGAGAAGCACCTCAAGACGTGCCGGATCGCCAATACGGGCCTGCGCGATATCGACGAGGCGCAGATACAGCACCTTTTCGTCACCGAGAACAAAGCTGCGACGCGCACGCAGGCGCTAACATTGATCGTCCTGCGCCGCGCGCTCGATCGCGCCGTTCAATGGCAACTTATCGATTCCAACCCGGCGAAAGGCGCGGCGATCCCGCGACAAGAGCGGCATCCGCTTTCTCCCGAGGAGGTTCAGCGCTTCCTAACATTCGCAAAGAACGATCCGCTTTTTCACGCTTATTTTCTCGCGTTGAATACCGGGATGCGGCAGAGCGAGCTGCTTGCTCTACGCTGGGAAGATATCGTCAACGGTACGATCCGTGTGAATCGCGCGCTCGATCCGCACACGTTTAAGGCCCCAGAACCTAAAACACGCGCCGGCAAACATGCGATCGTCCTCGACGCCAGAGCGCTAGCCATGCTCGAGCCCCACAAAGGCGCGGCAAGCTGCGGCCGGCTATACCGGGCCGCTCGTCTTTGTCGATCGATACGGCGGCCACTTGCGGCCGTCGAACTTCAGAGGCGTAGCTTCAAACCGCTTCTAAAAAAGGCAGGGATTAGCGAGACGATACGCTTCCACGATCATCTCCGGCATACATCCGCAACGCTGATGCTCGCCGCTGGCGTGAATCTAAAGATCGCAAGCGAACGCCTTGGCCACGCCAACATCGCGATCACCGGCGACTTCTACCAGCGCGTGAGTACGGATATGCAGCGCGACGTCGCGCGCAAGATGGGAAAACTCCTCACTTTTGACGACAAAAAAGTAATAAAAGGCGCTCAGGGTGCGCGTAAAAAGGCGTCAAGCGCGCCGATCGAGGTTTCAATGCGTGAATCAAAAGACAGCACGACCATTGGCTGGTCTTTGTCTTGGCATAGGGCCGCAATGCAAAGGGTCAATCCAGGCTCCTACGAGTTTGAGGAGTAG
- the ligD gene encoding non-homologous end-joining DNA ligase, whose product MPENAKQARPTVEIPADVDDVTIEVDGCRVALTNLRKVYFPKLGLTKGDLLRYYLSVSDALLPHVAGRAMVMKRYPHGVTGDFFYMKRAPNPRPEWIVTCAVEHRSGNVIDFPIINDRPSLMWLINLGCIDLNPWYSLCDEPNYPLYIHFDLDPTPETRFETVREAALIVRDVLTGIGMTPFVKTTGSRGVHVYVAIRKEFTQHEVWEVSKAIGVQIAKAHPDVLTAIYRVADRPKSRVLVDYNQNAFGKTLASIYSVRPNEAAAVSTPVTWEEIEAGCELTDFTVFNVPGRVAKIGDLWKPLLQSRGRFDLGGLKGKDTRAAL is encoded by the coding sequence GTGCCGGAGAACGCGAAGCAGGCCCGCCCGACGGTTGAGATACCCGCCGACGTAGACGACGTAACCATTGAGGTTGACGGGTGCCGTGTGGCGCTGACCAACCTGAGGAAGGTCTACTTCCCGAAGTTGGGCCTGACGAAGGGCGACCTGCTCCGCTACTACCTGAGCGTCTCCGACGCGCTGCTCCCGCACGTCGCCGGCCGAGCGATGGTGATGAAGCGCTACCCGCACGGGGTGACCGGCGACTTCTTCTATATGAAGCGCGCGCCGAACCCGCGGCCGGAGTGGATCGTCACCTGCGCCGTCGAGCACCGCTCGGGCAACGTCATCGACTTTCCGATCATCAACGACCGCCCGTCATTGATGTGGCTCATCAACCTCGGGTGCATCGATCTCAACCCTTGGTACTCGCTCTGCGACGAGCCGAACTATCCGCTCTACATTCACTTCGACCTCGATCCGACACCCGAAACGCGATTTGAGACCGTGCGCGAAGCCGCGCTGATCGTGCGCGACGTGCTGACCGGGATCGGCATGACGCCCTTCGTGAAGACGACCGGCAGCCGCGGCGTGCACGTCTACGTGGCGATCCGCAAAGAGTTCACTCAGCACGAAGTCTGGGAGGTCTCAAAAGCTATCGGCGTGCAGATCGCCAAAGCCCACCCCGACGTCCTCACGGCAATCTACCGCGTCGCGGACCGTCCGAAGTCGCGAGTGCTCGTCGATTACAACCAGAACGCCTTCGGAAAGACGCTAGCTTCAATTTACTCGGTGCGTCCGAACGAGGCGGCGGCCGTCTCGACGCCGGTGACGTGGGAAGAGATCGAGGCCGGCTGCGAGCTGACCGATTTCACCGTCTTTAACGTGCCCGGCCGCGTCGCGAAGATCGGCGACCTCTGGAAGCCGCTGCTGCAGAGTCGCGGCCGCTTCGATCTCGGCGGCTTGAAGGGAAAGGACACCCGTGCGGCGCTTTGA
- a CDS encoding ATP-dependent DNA ligase, whose translation MRRFEELALPPPIEPMETRQVARIPEGEEWSYEPKWDGFRCIAFRDRHDVELQSKSGETLTRYFPEIVAALQSAKESRFVTDGELIVPAGDGSDFDALLQRIHPAESRVRKLAVEAPATYVLFDLLVSGRDALFERALRERREHLEDFMHRNFAKNATVAISPATDDPALGKQWLAGSLARFDGIIAKKNVPYAFGGRDAAVKVKRSYGADCVIGGFRTSSGGAIASLLLGLYDEEGLLDHIGFVGSMGVPDRKRAADLLKPIVEPPGFTGNAPGGPSRWRRAADAQWFPVRPEIVVEVAFDHTTARRFRHAARLLRWRPDKAPRQCTMDQLLNPTERSGSR comes from the coding sequence GTGCGGCGCTTTGAGGAGCTTGCTCTCCCGCCGCCGATCGAGCCGATGGAGACGCGGCAAGTGGCGCGCATTCCCGAAGGTGAGGAGTGGAGCTACGAACCGAAGTGGGACGGCTTTCGCTGCATCGCGTTTCGCGATCGCCACGACGTCGAGCTCCAGTCGAAATCCGGCGAAACGCTGACGCGCTACTTTCCCGAAATCGTCGCGGCCCTCCAAAGCGCAAAGGAGAGCCGCTTCGTCACCGACGGCGAGCTGATCGTCCCCGCCGGCGACGGCTCGGATTTCGACGCGCTGCTTCAGCGCATCCACCCGGCCGAGAGCCGCGTACGCAAGCTCGCCGTCGAGGCGCCCGCAACGTACGTGCTCTTCGATCTGCTGGTGAGCGGTCGCGACGCGCTCTTCGAGCGTGCACTACGCGAGCGGCGCGAACACCTCGAAGACTTCATGCACCGCAACTTTGCTAAAAATGCGACCGTGGCGATTTCGCCCGCAACCGACGATCCCGCCCTCGGAAAACAATGGCTTGCCGGCAGTCTGGCTCGGTTCGACGGAATCATCGCGAAGAAAAACGTGCCGTACGCGTTCGGCGGGCGCGATGCGGCGGTGAAGGTGAAGCGCAGCTACGGCGCCGACTGCGTCATCGGCGGTTTCCGGACAAGCTCGGGCGGCGCAATCGCTTCACTGCTGCTCGGGCTGTACGACGAAGAGGGGCTGCTCGATCACATCGGGTTCGTCGGTTCGATGGGCGTACCGGATCGCAAACGCGCGGCGGACCTGCTCAAACCGATCGTTGAGCCTCCCGGATTTACCGGCAATGCACCCGGCGGTCCGAGCCGCTGGCGGCGTGCGGCCGACGCGCAATGGTTTCCGGTTCGCCCGGAGATCGTGGTGGAGGTTGCCTTCGACCACACGACGGCGCGACGCTTTCGCCACGCCGCCCGTCTCTTACGCTGGCGCCCCGATAAAGCGCCGCGTCAATGCACGATGGACCAGCTCCTGAACCCTACGGAACGGTCAGGCTCTCGGTGA
- the metK gene encoding methionine adenosyltransferase, whose protein sequence is MMAYKRLFTSESVTEGHPDKLADQISDAVLDALLKDDPYSRVAVETFAITGQIHIAGEVTTKTYVDIPKLAREVVRDVGYTRSAIGFDAETCGVSVSIDEQSPDIAMGVDRSWEARSGDDDEFERIGAGDQGMMFGYACQETEELMPLPIVLAHNLTRHLSAMRKNGDIPYLRPDGKSQVTIEYDGDRPVRVEAVVLSTQHDPEIPLEEIRREVRERVIDHVIPKTMFDEHTRVYVNPTGRFVIGGPKGDAGLTGRKIIADTYGGMARHGGGAFSGKDPTKVDRSAAYAARWVAKNVVAAGLADRCEVQVAYAIGVAHPVSVLVETFGTGKLPDEQIAAAVLKVFDLRPAAIIHNLDLRRPIYKQTAAYGHFGRPDLDLPWERVDRADALRTATSFSGEQLRVPNFAH, encoded by the coding sequence CTGATGGCGTATAAGCGGCTCTTTACCAGTGAGTCGGTGACCGAGGGACACCCCGACAAACTCGCCGATCAGATCTCCGACGCGGTGCTCGACGCGCTGCTCAAGGACGATCCCTACTCTCGCGTAGCCGTCGAAACGTTTGCAATCACCGGGCAGATTCACATCGCCGGCGAGGTGACTACGAAAACCTACGTCGACATCCCGAAGCTCGCGCGAGAGGTCGTGCGCGACGTCGGCTATACGCGGTCGGCGATCGGGTTCGATGCCGAGACGTGCGGCGTCAGCGTCTCGATCGACGAGCAGTCCCCCGACATCGCGATGGGCGTGGATCGTTCGTGGGAGGCTCGTTCCGGGGACGACGACGAGTTCGAGCGCATCGGCGCCGGCGATCAGGGCATGATGTTCGGTTACGCCTGCCAGGAAACCGAGGAGCTGATGCCGCTGCCGATCGTCCTCGCGCACAACCTCACCCGCCACCTCTCGGCAATGCGCAAGAACGGCGACATCCCCTATCTTCGCCCCGACGGCAAGTCGCAGGTTACGATCGAGTACGATGGCGACCGTCCGGTACGCGTCGAGGCCGTCGTGCTCTCGACGCAGCACGATCCCGAGATTCCGCTCGAAGAGATTCGCCGCGAGGTCCGCGAGCGCGTGATCGATCACGTGATTCCGAAAACGATGTTCGACGAGCACACGCGCGTCTACGTCAATCCGACCGGCCGGTTTGTCATCGGCGGCCCAAAGGGTGACGCGGGGTTGACCGGCCGTAAGATCATCGCCGATACCTACGGCGGCATGGCGCGCCACGGCGGCGGCGCTTTCTCCGGCAAGGATCCCACCAAGGTCGACCGCTCGGCGGCGTACGCCGCGCGCTGGGTCGCCAAGAACGTCGTCGCGGCCGGGCTCGCCGACCGCTGCGAAGTGCAGGTGGCCTACGCAATCGGCGTCGCGCATCCGGTGAGCGTCTTAGTCGAAACCTTCGGCACCGGCAAGCTGCCCGACGAACAGATCGCGGCCGCGGTCCTGAAAGTGTTCGATCTGCGCCCCGCGGCGATTATCCATAATCTCGATCTCCGGCGCCCGATCTACAAGCAAACCGCGGCGTACGGTCACTTCGGCCGCCCCGATCTCGACCTGCCATGGGAACGCGTCGACCGTGCCGACGCGCTCCGCACTGCTACTTCATTCAGTGGAGAACAGCTACGTGTACCAAACTTTGCGCACTAA
- a CDS encoding adenosylhomocysteinase: MDSAPAGSVRDLGRAEAGRARIGWAASYMPVLKQIHDRFELEKPLTGIRIGACLHVTTETANLMLALQAGGAEIALCASNPLSTQDDVAAALCEYGIATYAIKGEDNDTYYSHIESVIATKPQISMDDGCDLVTTIYTKHREQLTGMIGGCEETTTGIIRLRAMQRDGVLPYPVIAVNNALTKHMFDNRYGTGQSTLDGIIRATNVLLAGRTLVVVGYGWCGRGIASRAAGMGAHVVVTEVDPRKAIEAVMDGYRVMPMTEAAKIGDIFVTVTGNYHVIREEHYKLMKDGAIVSNSGHFNDELDLDSIRRMAIRKLEPREFVEQYELQDGRMICILADGRLVNLAAAEGHPAAVMDMSFANQALATSYLVKHYKELEKRVYDVPLEIDEEVALLKLASMSVDIDTLTPEQVKYIASWSEGT, from the coding sequence TTGGATTCAGCCCCAGCTGGTTCGGTCCGGGATCTCGGACGAGCGGAGGCGGGGCGGGCGCGGATCGGCTGGGCCGCGTCTTACATGCCGGTGCTCAAACAGATCCACGATCGCTTCGAGCTGGAGAAACCGCTCACCGGGATCCGGATCGGCGCCTGTCTGCACGTCACGACTGAAACCGCAAACCTCATGCTTGCCCTACAGGCCGGAGGCGCTGAGATCGCGCTGTGCGCGAGCAATCCGCTCTCGACGCAAGATGACGTGGCCGCCGCGCTCTGCGAGTACGGCATCGCGACGTATGCGATCAAGGGTGAAGATAACGATACCTATTACTCGCACATCGAATCGGTGATCGCGACCAAGCCGCAGATCTCGATGGATGACGGCTGCGATCTGGTCACGACGATCTACACTAAGCACCGCGAGCAGCTCACCGGGATGATCGGCGGCTGCGAAGAGACGACGACGGGCATCATCCGCCTGCGCGCCATGCAGCGCGACGGCGTCCTTCCCTATCCGGTGATCGCCGTGAACAACGCACTAACCAAGCACATGTTCGACAACCGCTACGGCACCGGCCAGTCGACGCTCGACGGGATCATTCGCGCGACCAATGTTTTGCTCGCCGGACGGACGCTGGTCGTCGTCGGTTACGGCTGGTGCGGGCGCGGCATCGCCTCGCGGGCCGCGGGCATGGGGGCGCACGTTGTCGTCACCGAAGTCGATCCGCGGAAGGCGATCGAAGCGGTGATGGACGGCTATCGCGTCATGCCGATGACCGAAGCCGCCAAGATCGGCGACATCTTCGTCACGGTTACCGGCAACTATCACGTGATTCGCGAAGAGCACTATAAGCTGATGAAGGACGGCGCGATCGTCTCCAACTCGGGGCATTTCAACGACGAGCTCGATCTCGATTCGATCCGCAGAATGGCGATCCGCAAACTTGAGCCGCGTGAATTCGTCGAGCAGTACGAGCTCCAAGACGGCCGCATGATCTGCATTCTGGCCGATGGCCGCCTTGTGAACCTGGCCGCGGCCGAAGGCCACCCGGCGGCGGTGATGGATATGTCGTTTGCGAATCAAGCGCTCGCGACGTCGTACCTCGTCAAGCATTATAAAGAGCTCGAAAAGCGCGTCTACGACGTGCCGCTGGAAATCGACGAAGAAGTCGCGCTCCTCAAGCTTGCCTCGATGAGCGTCGATATCGACACCCTCACGCCCGAGCAGGTCAAGTACATCGCGTCGTGGAGCGAAGGAACCTGA
- a CDS encoding cyclodeaminase/cyclohydrolase family protein translates to MGKRFVAAGTQARSLARANPRSVDRLDAYLERLASDSPVPGGGSAATLVAAIGAALTAMVGRIAGRRPKPPDAAATLAEIVTRSEELRAELKTAQEHDEKAFQRVVSAQALPKATPAEAQARREALEFALERAAEAPLRASALCLRVLELAAQLLELETNALVSDIGCAAEFAYAAVAACAYNVRVNHKYMKETATIARQEARLRTHEAAAHQLLHQIRTQISQDLTN, encoded by the coding sequence GTGGGCAAACGTTTCGTCGCCGCCGGCACGCAGGCCCGCTCCCTCGCCCGGGCCAACCCACGCAGCGTGGACCGGCTCGACGCGTATCTGGAACGCCTTGCTTCCGACTCCCCCGTCCCCGGCGGCGGCAGCGCCGCAACGCTCGTCGCCGCGATCGGCGCCGCCCTAACCGCGATGGTCGGGCGGATCGCTGGACGCAGGCCCAAGCCGCCCGATGCAGCCGCGACGCTTGCCGAGATCGTCACCCGGAGCGAAGAGTTGCGCGCCGAGCTCAAAACCGCGCAAGAGCACGACGAGAAGGCCTTCCAGCGGGTGGTCTCCGCGCAAGCGCTTCCCAAGGCGACGCCCGCCGAAGCACAGGCGCGGCGTGAGGCTCTCGAGTTCGCGCTCGAACGCGCCGCGGAGGCGCCGCTACGGGCTAGCGCACTCTGCCTACGGGTGCTCGAACTCGCCGCGCAGCTGCTGGAGCTCGAAACCAACGCGCTGGTCAGCGATATCGGCTGCGCGGCTGAGTTCGCTTACGCCGCGGTTGCGGCTTGCGCGTACAACGTGCGCGTCAACCACAAATATATGAAGGAGACTGCGACGATCGCGCGCCAGGAAGCGCGCTTGCGAACGCACGAGGCCGCCGCCCACCAATTGCTCCACCAGATCCGCACCCAAATCTCCCAGGACCTAACGAACTAA
- a CDS encoding PHP domain-containing protein — MRVDLHSHSTMSDGTLTPQELSDFMGERGVEIFSISDHDTTAAYGNFTPPPGARVIVGIEINTTWKENEVHVLGYGVPLGPSPINELLEYNQDQRRVRAETMVDQLRKAGYGITLDDVLAESGDALSIGRPHVAKALVRLGIVSSVDEAFKQAIGAGRPGYVPQLYTTPEHAIEKIAEAGGLPVLAHPGRLKDRVLIDELAPRGLRGLEVFYPLHNAADVAEFREAARRYNLVMTAGMDFHDIRYHTKGVGMEVAAEDLEPFFDLVAAVA; from the coding sequence TTGAGAGTTGACCTCCATTCGCACTCGACGATGAGCGATGGAACCCTCACCCCCCAGGAGCTCTCCGATTTCATGGGCGAGCGCGGGGTGGAGATCTTTTCGATATCCGATCACGACACGACCGCGGCGTACGGCAACTTTACGCCGCCGCCCGGGGCGCGGGTGATCGTCGGCATCGAGATCAACACGACCTGGAAAGAGAATGAGGTCCACGTCCTCGGGTACGGCGTGCCGCTAGGGCCGTCGCCGATTAACGAACTGCTGGAGTATAACCAAGATCAGCGCCGCGTCCGCGCCGAGACGATGGTCGACCAGCTGCGCAAGGCCGGCTACGGCATCACGCTCGACGACGTTTTAGCCGAATCGGGCGACGCGCTTTCGATCGGGCGCCCGCACGTGGCCAAGGCTCTCGTGCGCCTGGGGATCGTCAGCAGCGTCGACGAGGCCTTCAAACAGGCAATCGGCGCCGGCCGGCCGGGTTACGTTCCGCAGCTCTACACGACTCCCGAGCATGCCATCGAGAAGATCGCGGAGGCCGGAGGGCTCCCCGTGCTCGCCCATCCGGGTCGCTTGAAGGATCGAGTGCTGATCGACGAGCTTGCGCCTCGCGGGCTGCGCGGTTTAGAAGTTTTCTACCCGCTGCACAACGCCGCCGACGTCGCCGAGTTTCGCGAAGCGGCGCGCCGCTACAATTTAGTGATGACGGCCGGCATGGACTTCCACGACATCCGCTATCACACCAAAGGTGTCGGCATGGAGGTGGCGGCCGAGGATCTCGAGCCGTTCTTCGATCTGGTGGCGGCGGTTGCGTAG
- a CDS encoding stage V sporulation protein S, which translates to MTLKVSAKSNPNSVAGALAAVLRERDTAEVQAVGAGAINQAIKAVAIARSYLKGAKLDIVCTPSFVLVSIDESERTAISLKVERRKLEEKVEDVES; encoded by the coding sequence GTGACGCTCAAGGTTTCCGCCAAAAGTAATCCAAACTCGGTTGCCGGGGCGCTCGCCGCCGTGCTGCGCGAACGCGACACCGCGGAAGTGCAAGCCGTCGGCGCCGGGGCGATCAATCAAGCGATCAAGGCCGTCGCCATCGCGCGCAGCTATTTAAAGGGAGCGAAGCTCGACATCGTCTGCACCCCGTCGTTCGTCTTGGTGTCGATCGACGAGAGCGAACGAACCGCGATCTCGCTCAAAGTCGAACGCCGTAAGCTCGAAGAGAAGGTAGAAGACGTTGAGAGTTGA
- a CDS encoding TIGR00282 family metallophosphoesterase yields the protein MNLLIVGDVVGSPGREALKRCISLLREQHQIHACIANGENAAGGFGLTAQTAEEMFESGVDFITGGNHIFDKRDFGEYLETSKRVLRPANYPPTAPGRGAGTFEANGVTVGVLNLMGRTFMPPVDDPFRCADALVADLRKRTPVIVVDLHAEATSEKVAMGRYLDGRVSCVFGTHTHVQTADECVLAGGTAYISDLGMTGPTEGVIGMDAGPVLDRFLTGFSDRFSVQKTGMRQLCAAVVAIDSVTGKAEGIKRVFLRGIA from the coding sequence TTGAACCTCCTGATCGTCGGGGACGTCGTAGGATCTCCGGGACGAGAGGCCCTCAAGCGTTGCATCTCGTTGCTTCGAGAGCAGCACCAAATCCATGCCTGTATCGCCAACGGCGAAAACGCCGCGGGCGGTTTTGGCTTGACCGCGCAGACGGCCGAGGAGATGTTCGAGAGCGGTGTCGACTTCATAACCGGAGGAAACCACATATTTGACAAGCGCGACTTCGGCGAGTATTTGGAGACCAGTAAGCGCGTGCTCCGGCCGGCCAACTATCCGCCGACCGCACCCGGTCGCGGTGCTGGGACCTTCGAGGCAAATGGGGTCACCGTCGGCGTCCTCAATTTAATGGGGCGCACGTTTATGCCGCCGGTCGACGACCCGTTTCGCTGCGCCGACGCGCTCGTGGCCGACCTTCGCAAACGCACGCCCGTCATCGTCGTCGACCTGCACGCCGAGGCAACCTCGGAGAAGGTCGCCATGGGACGGTACCTGGACGGCCGCGTATCGTGCGTCTTCGGGACGCATACCCACGTACAGACCGCGGACGAGTGTGTGCTAGCGGGCGGAACGGCCTACATCAGCGACCTGGGAATGACCGGTCCGACCGAGGGCGTCATTGGGATGGATGCCGGGCCCGTGCTCGATCGCTTCCTTACCGGCTTTTCGGATCGCTTTAGCGTACAGAAGACCGGCATGCGACAGCTCTGCGCCGCGGTCGTTGCCATCGACTCCGTTACGGGCAAGGCCGAGGGGATCAAGCGCGTCTTTCTACGAGGGATCGCGTGA
- a CDS encoding TonB-dependent receptor, whose amino-acid sequence MSRFITALVAVLAIFCYALPAAAAVTGLVRGTVTLDGKPIAHATVALQGEGSKFTTQSGARGEYVFSQVPFGQYRITATLKGVPELHVEVTVSSGSVATVNLPFSTLQQIAQTAVTAHAGLSNNPPSVNQILRSQIQTSPVQNSLDQTLATLPGVVPFSYNEPVINGFHGVTYNIDGAPLPLATTSNFAEIVDPKIIDSLELYTGAIPAEYGGDRMGGVVNIITNRPTDVPEGVYGTVTGGIGNQSQGVGELDTAARFGSSEIFFDANLQSTARGLDAPTLTPIHDNSSQADQFFRYITQLTPRSTLAFDYSNQLAQFQIPINTDPNNPYDPITTPAGTDDVQREYDRFSNLNWTTTSKDGNGIVQVIPWWRSTRINYDGDLPNDVLGVTPNFSADTPPCMECPQPDDPSGELHNVGLLSNTYASYTGLRASDFRATKKHAWKVGFDVNRENLVASQAFACFYQEGCGATSGTHDQSYYLVAPPQQAQAGSQTGIYAQDTWNLSDYTRLDYGVRYDHSTGYTSGNMFSPRIGITLWDGHKNTFHAFYGRFYAAPLLEDVRQDCVLLQGCTGQPVYDLQPERDAYLEAGWSYAFKPQFTGSINLFRKTVVNILDTTQLLNTPLFAVFNNAIGIDNGAELRLQEHLPNENLWWFTMTYSGSYAACVSGSTFLFPPGTNEPGVPCAAQLSPEDHDETVVSSAAYTWRFGNNRGWFTTLQGNYGSGFPVAFENANENLSGRLPAHTTFDLAAGRYLTPGRSGQDTGLGIQLIIDNVLNDQYVIKVANGFNTTQIANSRSYIVRLSAPF is encoded by the coding sequence ATGTCCAGATTCATCACGGCGCTCGTCGCCGTTCTCGCGATTTTTTGTTATGCGCTTCCAGCCGCCGCGGCCGTCACCGGATTGGTGCGCGGCACCGTCACGCTCGACGGAAAGCCGATAGCTCACGCGACCGTTGCCCTGCAAGGCGAAGGGTCGAAGTTCACCACGCAGTCGGGAGCCCGCGGCGAGTACGTCTTTTCGCAGGTGCCGTTCGGGCAGTACCGGATTACGGCGACGCTCAAGGGCGTTCCCGAACTGCACGTCGAGGTTACGGTCTCCAGCGGCAGCGTTGCCACCGTCAATCTGCCGTTCTCGACGCTGCAGCAGATCGCGCAGACCGCTGTGACGGCTCACGCCGGCCTCTCGAACAACCCACCATCGGTCAACCAGATCCTGCGCTCACAGATTCAAACTTCGCCGGTGCAGAACAGCCTCGACCAGACGCTGGCGACCCTGCCGGGCGTCGTCCCGTTCTCCTACAACGAACCGGTCATCAACGGATTTCACGGCGTTACCTATAATATCGACGGCGCGCCGCTGCCGCTGGCCACCACCTCAAACTTTGCCGAGATCGTCGATCCGAAGATCATCGACTCGCTCGAGCTCTACACCGGTGCGATTCCCGCCGAATACGGCGGCGACCGCATGGGCGGTGTCGTCAACATCATCACGAATCGTCCGACCGACGTTCCGGAAGGGGTTTACGGTACGGTCACGGGCGGGATCGGAAATCAGTCGCAGGGCGTCGGCGAACTCGACACGGCCGCCCGGTTCGGATCGAGCGAAATCTTCTTCGACGCGAACCTCCAATCGACGGCGCGGGGCCTCGACGCGCCGACGCTTACGCCGATTCACGATAACTCCTCACAGGCCGATCAGTTCTTTCGCTACATCACGCAGTTGACACCGCGCAGCACCCTTGCCTTCGACTATTCGAACCAGCTGGCGCAGTTTCAGATTCCGATCAATACCGATCCAAACAATCCCTACGACCCGATCACCACGCCGGCCGGCACCGACGACGTTCAGCGCGAGTACGATCGGTTCTCCAACCTAAACTGGACGACTACGTCTAAAGACGGCAACGGAATCGTCCAAGTGATTCCGTGGTGGCGCTCGACGCGAATTAACTACGACGGCGATCTCCCCAACGACGTTCTCGGCGTCACTCCAAACTTCAGCGCCGACACGCCGCCGTGCATGGAGTGTCCTCAGCCGGACGACCCGTCGGGGGAGCTGCACAACGTCGGTCTGCTCTCCAACACTTACGCATCGTATACCGGCTTGCGAGCTTCGGACTTCCGCGCAACCAAGAAGCACGCATGGAAAGTTGGGTTCGACGTGAATCGCGAGAATCTCGTGGCAAGCCAAGCCTTCGCGTGCTTCTATCAGGAGGGTTGCGGGGCCACCTCCGGGACGCACGATCAATCGTATTATCTCGTCGCCCCGCCCCAGCAGGCACAAGCCGGGTCGCAGACCGGTATCTACGCACAAGACACCTGGAATCTCTCGGATTACACGCGCCTCGACTACGGCGTGCGCTACGATCACTCGACGGGTTACACCAGCGGCAACATGTTCAGCCCGCGAATCGGCATCACGCTGTGGGATGGGCATAAGAATACGTTCCACGCGTTTTATGGGCGCTTTTACGCGGCTCCCCTGCTTGAAGACGTCCGCCAAGACTGCGTCCTCCTTCAGGGCTGCACCGGCCAGCCGGTCTACGACCTTCAGCCCGAACGGGACGCCTATTTAGAGGCGGGCTGGAGCTATGCTTTCAAGCCGCAGTTTACCGGCTCGATCAATCTCTTCCGAAAAACCGTCGTGAACATTCTCGATACCACCCAGCTCCTCAACACGCCGCTTTTCGCCGTCTTCAACAATGCCATCGGTATCGACAACGGCGCGGAACTGCGTCTGCAAGAGCACTTGCCCAACGAGAACCTCTGGTGGTTCACGATGACCTACTCCGGCTCGTACGCGGCCTGCGTTTCGGGCTCGACCTTCCTCTTTCCGCCGGGCACAAACGAGCCGGGCGTTCCCTGCGCCGCGCAGCTTTCACCCGAAGATCACGACGAGACGGTGGTCTCGAGTGCAGCGTACACTTGGCGTTTCGGCAACAACCGCGGCTGGTTTACGACGCTGCAAGGAAACTACGGCAGCGGCTTCCCGGTAGCGTTCGAGAATGCCAACGAAAACCTGAGCGGACGTCTGCCGGCTCACACGACCTTCGACCTCGCCGCGGGCCGCTACCTAACCCCCGGCCGCTCGGGGCAGGATACGGGGCTCGGCATCCAGCTGATCATCGATAACGTGCTCAACGATCAATACGTGATCAAGGTCGCAAACGGGTTCAACACGACGCAGATCGCCAACAGCCGCTCTTACATCGTCCGGCTCTCCGCGCCGTTCTAG